From the Deinococcus gobiensis I-0 genome, the window ACCGCCGCCTCAATGATCCGCAGGTTGGCCTGGTGCGGAATGACCCAGTCCACATCGGCGGGGGTCAGGCCCGACTTCTTCAGGACCTGGTTGCCGCTGTCGCCCAGCACACGCACCGCGAACTTGAACACCTCGCGGCCGTTCATGCCCGCCTTCTCGCCCATCGGCGTGCCGCCCGGCAGCGTGGGGGCGATACAGCGCTGGTACAGGGCCGGCCCGCCCGCACTGTCGGCGCCCAGCACGAAGTCCTGGAAGCCGTAGCCCTCCGGCACCTCGCCCACGACCGCGCAGCCGCCGCCGTCCCCGAAGAGGATCGCGGTGTTGCGGTCCTCCTGGTCCACGATGGTGGTCAGCACCTCCGCCCCGATGACGAGCACGCGCCGCGCGGTGCCGGCCAGGATGAGTCCCTGCGCCATGCTCAGGCCATACACGAAACCGCTGCACGCCGCGAGCAGGTCGAAGGCCCCCGCGCCTGCCAGCCCCACCTGCCCGGCGACGAGGGCCGCCGTCGAGGGAAACAGGGCGTCGGGGGTCGCGGTCGCGCAGATGACGGTGTCCACGTCCTTCAGGGCGTCGGGGTCGCGGCGCAGCAGGTCGCGCACGGCCCCCACGCCGATGTCGGAGGTGTAGACGCCCGGCTCGGCGTGGCGCCGCTCCCGGATGCCGGTGCGCGACTCGATCCACTCGGCGGTGGTGTCCATCCGGGCCTCGAAGTCGGCGTTGGTGACGACCTTCGGGGGCACGTACATGCCCATGGCCACGATGCCAATTGCTTTCACGTCCCGCAGGCTACCATTCTCCGAACGGCCGTTC encodes:
- a CDS encoding beta-ketoacyl-ACP synthase III gives rise to the protein MGMYVPPKVVTNADFEARMDTTAEWIESRTGIRERRHAEPGVYTSDIGVGAVRDLLRRDPDALKDVDTVICATATPDALFPSTAALVAGQVGLAGAGAFDLLAACSGFVYGLSMAQGLILAGTARRVLVIGAEVLTTIVDQEDRNTAILFGDGGGCAVVGEVPEGYGFQDFVLGADSAGGPALYQRCIAPTLPGGTPMGEKAGMNGREVFKFAVRVLGDSGNQVLKKSGLTPADVDWVIPHQANLRIIEAAVQRFGIPMSKTVVNLDRYGNTSSATVALALREAVDDGRVQDGQQLLLVAFGGGLSWVAATMKWWGGGRSLGALAAPQEAHA